In Salvelinus namaycush isolate Seneca chromosome 17, SaNama_1.0, whole genome shotgun sequence, one genomic interval encodes:
- the LOC120062588 gene encoding gap junction beta-1 protein-like — MNWGSFYAVISGVNRHSTGIGRIWLSVIFIFRILVLVVAAESVWGDEKSGFTCNTQQPGCNSVCYDQFFPISHIRLWALQLILVSTPALLVAMHVAHRRHINKKILKKSGRVSPKELEQIKNQKFAITGALWWTYMISVLFRIVLEVGFLYIFYLIYPDFKMFRLVKCDSYPCPNTVDCFVSRPTEKTIFTVFMLSVSGVCVLLNLAEVAYLIGRACLRCIHGNQEETKVAWIGQKLSSYKQNEINQMIADQSKFKFNMGARKTSMEKGERCSAF, encoded by the coding sequence ATGAACTGGGGGTCCTTTTACGCCGTGATCAGCGGCGTAAACAGGCATTCCACCGGCATCGGCCGCATCTGGCTGTCTGTCATCTTCATCTTCAGAATCCTGGTCCTCGTGGTGGCGGCCGAGTCGGTCTGGGGTGACGAGAAGTCTGGCTTTACTTGCAACACCCAGCAGCCCGGCTGCAACTCTGTCTGCTATGACCAGTTCTTTCCCATCTCACACATCCGCCTGTGGGCCTTGCAGCTCATCCTGGTGTCCACGCCTGCTCTCCTAGTGGCCATGCATGTAGCCCATCGCAGACACATCAACAAGAAGATCCTGAAGAAGTCCGGGCGCGTTTCCCCGAAGGAGCTGGAACAAATCAAGAATCAGAAGTTTGCGATCACAGGCGCCCTCTGGTGGACCTACATGATCAGTGTGCTGTTTAGGATCGTTCTGGAAGTCGGCTTCCTTTATATATTCTACCTGATCTACCCTGACTTCAAGATGTTCCGTCTGGTCAAGTGTGACTCGTACCCCTGTCCCAACACTGTGGACTGCTTCGTGTCGCGACCCACGGAGAAAACCATCTTCACCGTGTTCATGCTCTCCGTGTCGGGGGTGTGTGTTCTCCTCAACCTGGCCGAGGTGGCCTACCTGATTGGTCGAGCCTGTCTGAGGTGTATCCATGGTAACCAGGAAGAGACTAAGGTAGCATGGATCGGTCAGAAACTGTCCTCCTACAAACAGAATGAAATCAACCAGATGATCGCTGACCAGTCGAAGTTCAAGTTCAACATGGGAGCTAGGAAAACCTCtatggagaagggagagaggtgcTCTGCTTTCTGA